In one window of Tachypleus tridentatus isolate NWPU-2018 chromosome 2, ASM421037v1, whole genome shotgun sequence DNA:
- the LOC143245226 gene encoding uncharacterized protein LOC143245226, with translation MKQHIVCVNFLLGDSFVLKFITFYILLLAYNSSVLSQLPMDLHISECEIIGFKNATKNECGYCVGGFTSLPYSYGTDCHGLCGGSGVLDCNDTCNGRAYIDECTGICLGGDTMLEESDLEINKRDCRGLCKETAASPYNFDACGICSLNPQSSSKFRDCTKTCYAPGNYQQMAKYLCEKCVAGTSNVMITDVLDGCGNCVGSGIPCPCNGTGEEDACGVCNGGGSSCIKLNSVRPLAAPSNLETEVVISGAFEGKTGKVSCVFKTPDGTRLMFMNGESNGTTVICNVQLDSGEYEIGLSVNRNQINFAEKTVFLVYNNGVEYEKMSPESSFYKYMDIKNTSVMSHF, from the exons ATGAAACAGCATATTGTTTGTGTGAACTTTCTTCTTGGTGattcgtttgttttgaagtttataacattttacattttgttgttagcGTATAATTCATCAGTACTGTCGCAATTACCGATGGATCTGCATATATCAG AATGTGAGATTATAGGTTTTAAGAATGCAACAAAGAATGAATGTGGCTATTGTGTTGGTGGATTCACAAGTTTACCTTATAGTTATGGTACAGACTGTCATGGGCTGTGTGGAGGCTCGGGAGTTCTTGACTGTAATGACACTTGCAATGGTAGAGCCTATATTGATGAGTGCACAGGGATTTGTTTGG GTGGTGATACTATGTTGGAGGAAAGTGACCTCGAGATTAATAAACGTGACTGTAGGGGTCTTTGTAAAGAAACTGCAGCTTCACCTTATAATTTTGATGCTTGTGGTATATGTAGTCTCAACCCCCAGTCTTCAAGCAAGTTCCGAGACTGTACAAAGACATGTTATGCACCAG GGAATTACCAGCAGATGGCAAAATATCTTTGTGAGAAATGTGTAGCAGGAACTTCCAATGTGATGATTACAGATGTTTTAGATGGTTGTGGAAATTGTGTTGGTAGTGGCATACCTTGTCCTTGCAATGG GACAGGAGAAGAAGATGCTTGTGGGGTGTGTAATGGAGGCGGAAGTTCTTGTATCAAGTTAAATAGTGTTCGCCCACTTGCAGCACCTTCAAATTTGGAAACTGAG GTTGTTATTTCTGGAGCATTTGAAGGGAAAACTGGAAAAGTTTCTTGTGTTTTCAAAACTCCAGATGGAACTAGGTTAATGTTTATGAATGGTGAATCAAATGGAACAACAGTAATTTGTAATGTGCAGCTTGACTCAG GTGAATACGAAATAGGATTGAGTGTGAATCGGAACCAGATTAATTTTGCTGAGAAAACTGTGTTTTTGGTATATAACAATGGAG TGGAATATGAGAAAATGAGTCCAGAATCTTCTTTCTACAAATATATGGACATCAAGAATACTAGTGTAATGAGTCACTTTTAG